In Piliocolobus tephrosceles isolate RC106 chromosome 5, ASM277652v3, whole genome shotgun sequence, a single genomic region encodes these proteins:
- the TMEM217 gene encoding transmembrane protein 217 isoform X1 produces MKQQQWCGMTAKMGTVLAGVFTIMAVHMYLIFEYNHLGHGDCTEITLKYQSASDIINHFIICWSFKIVFFLSFITILISCFLLYSVYAQIFRGLVIYIAWIFFYETVNLVIQILTNDDFNVTEVRIMRWFGLVSRTVMHCFWMFFVINYAHITYKNQSQGNIIFYKRRISTAEALHSRNKRLSVLGGLNGSHLESQHFGRQRRCSCKTSIK; encoded by the exons ATGAAACAGCAGCAGTGGTGTGGGATGACTGCCAAAATGGGCACCGTGTTGGCGGGGGTCTTCACCATCATGGCCGTACACATGTATCTCATCTTTGAATATAATCACCTAGGGCATGGCGATTGCACTGAGATCACACTAAAGTACCAGAGTGCAAGTGACATCATAAATCATTTCATCATCTGCTGGAGTTTTAAAATcgtcttcttcctctctttcatcaccatcctcatcagCTGCTTCCTCCTGTACTCAGTGTATGCCCAGATCTTCAGGGGCCTGGTCATCTACATTGCCtggatttttttctatgaaaCCGTAAACCTCGTAATACAAATCCTCACCAACGACGACTTCAACGTTACAGAGGTCAGAATCATGCGCTGGTTTGGCTTGGTGTCTCGTACTGTCATGCACTGTTTCTGGATGTTCTTTGTCATCAACTATGCCCACATAACCTACAAAAACCAGAGCCAGGGCAATATAATTTTCTACAAGAGACGAATTTCTACAGCGGAGGCTCTCCACAGCAGAAATAAAAGATTATCAGTTTTGGGTGGgctcaatggctcacacctggaatcccagcactttggaaggcagag GAGGTGCTCTTGTAAAACAAGTATAAAATGA
- the TMEM217 gene encoding transmembrane protein 217 isoform X2: protein MKQQQWCGMTAKMGTVLAGVFTIMAVHMYLIFEYNHLGHGDCTEITLKYQSASDIINHFIICWSFKIVFFLSFITILISCFLLYSVYAQIFRGLVIYIAWIFFYETVNLVIQILTNDDFNVTEVRIMRWFGLVSRTVMHCFWMFFVINYAHITYKNQSQGNIIFYKRRISTAEALHSRNKRLSVLGGLNGSHLESQHFGRQR from the coding sequence ATGAAACAGCAGCAGTGGTGTGGGATGACTGCCAAAATGGGCACCGTGTTGGCGGGGGTCTTCACCATCATGGCCGTACACATGTATCTCATCTTTGAATATAATCACCTAGGGCATGGCGATTGCACTGAGATCACACTAAAGTACCAGAGTGCAAGTGACATCATAAATCATTTCATCATCTGCTGGAGTTTTAAAATcgtcttcttcctctctttcatcaccatcctcatcagCTGCTTCCTCCTGTACTCAGTGTATGCCCAGATCTTCAGGGGCCTGGTCATCTACATTGCCtggatttttttctatgaaaCCGTAAACCTCGTAATACAAATCCTCACCAACGACGACTTCAACGTTACAGAGGTCAGAATCATGCGCTGGTTTGGCTTGGTGTCTCGTACTGTCATGCACTGTTTCTGGATGTTCTTTGTCATCAACTATGCCCACATAACCTACAAAAACCAGAGCCAGGGCAATATAATTTTCTACAAGAGACGAATTTCTACAGCGGAGGCTCTCCACAGCAGAAATAAAAGATTATCAGTTTTGGGTGGgctcaatggctcacacctggaatcccagcactttggaaggcagaggtag
- the TMEM217 gene encoding transmembrane protein 217 isoform X3: MNVRKLSLMVGIFSVLNTIQFFIFDVNQMIHIGYEAKFHIYGDSKSELVTWILFHRASIRTGLSLTTIVISCFLLYCIHKNIYKGLLIYAMWIITYECINFSIVLLLNGIIEDYFKELSYLHWIFQISHMLLHFFCLPFVIKHAYNLYKEPQTVSRERRHMLSSTTAVNS, translated from the coding sequence ATGAACGTCAGGAAGTTGTCCCTCATGGTGGGCATCTTCTCTGTCCTCAATACCATCCAGTTCTTCATCTTTGACGTGAACCAGATGATACACATTGGCTATGAGGCCAAGTTCCACATCTACGGGGACTCAAAGTCAGAGCTAGTCACTTGGATCCTGTTCCACAGGGCTAGCATCCGCACTGGCCTCTCCCTCACCACCATCGTCATCAGCTGCTTCCTCCTTTATTGTATCCACAAGAATATCTACAAGGGGCTGCTGATCTATGCCATGTGGATCATCACTTACGAGTGCATCAACTTCTCCATAGTCCTGCTCCTCAACGGGATCATCGAAGATTACTTCAAGGAGCTGAGTTACTTGCACTGGATCTTCCAGATCTCGCACATGCTCCTGCACTTTTTCTGTCTGCCCTTCGTCATCAAGCATGCATACAACCTTTACAAGGAACCCCAGACTGTGAGCAGGGAACGCCGCCACATGCTCTCCTCCACCACTGCAGTGAACTCATGA